TCCTGAATACAAAACCAAACATAAAAAAGGACTGAAAGCGGTTTGGATTACCCCGCTACGGGCCCTTTCCCAAGAAATAAAACAATCTGCCGAACGTATAGTGGCGGATCTGGAACTCCCAATGACCGTAGGGATTCGAACGGGGGACACTACTACAAAAGAGCGGGCACGGCAGCGGACCACTATGCCCGATTTACTGATCACTACCCCGGAAAGCCTACAGCTATTGTTGGCTTCAAAAGCATATGACAGCACATTTAAAGACTGTTCGGCCATCGTTGTTGATGAGTGGCATGAACTTTTGGGGACCAAACGGGGAATCCAGATGGAGTTGGCCCTTTCCCGGCTCAAGACCGTATGCAAGGACCTTCGTATTTGGGGAATTTCGGCCACGATCGGCAATTTACCCCAAGCCCGCCAGGTACTTCTAGGCCCTACTTCTCCCGAAATGGAGAATTCCGTTTTGGTAAGGGCCAATCTCAAAAAGAAGATCAAGGTCAAAAGTATCATCCCAAAACAGATGGAAACCTTCCCATGGCGTGGGCATTTGGGACTGCATTTACTGGATGATGTTATTCCCATCATAAAAAAGAGCAAAACAACACTCCTTTTCACCAACACGCGCAGTCAATGTGAGATTTGGTTTCAAAAAATATTGGAACGTTACCCGGAGTTTGCCGGTGAAATGGCCATGCACCATGGTAGTGTGAACAAAGAAACGCGTATATGGGTAGAACAGGCCATACGAAACGAAAGTCTAAAAGCGGTGGTCTGCACCTCCAGTTTGGATTTGGGGGTGGATTTTGCACCGGTGGAAACCGTCATCCAAATAGGCGGGCCAAAAGGGGTGGCCCGTTTTTTACAGCGTGCCGGACGTAGCGGTCATCGCCCGGGAGAAACAAGTGTCATCTATTTTTTACCTACCCATGCCATTGAACTGATCGAGGCTTCCGCACTTCAAGTTGCGGTAAAGGAAAATGCTGTTGAGGACCGCTTACCTTTTTTGAACAGTTATGACGTGCTCATCCAATATTTGACCACCCTGGCGGTTTCCGATGGCTTTTATCCCAATGAAATCTTCCCGGAAATTAAACAGACCTTTTGTTACCAAGGGCTTACCGAAGAGGAATGGCAATGGTTGCTCAATTTTTTGGTCATGGGAAGCCAAAGCTTAAAAAGCTACGATGAATACAAAAAAGTGGAAGTGGAAGCGGATGGAAGGTTCAAGGTAAACAACAAAGGCATTGCCATGAGGCATCGTTTTCAGATTGGGACCATTGTGGGCGACGCCAACCTTTCCGTACATTATCAAAAAGGGGGATATATCGGTTCCATCGAAGAATATTTTGTTTCAAAACTAAATCCTGGGGATGTATTTGTCTTTGCCGGACGGAATCTGGAATTTATCCGCATTCGTAGCATGAAGGTACAGGTGCGCAATTCCACAAAACGAACCAATAAGGTCCCTGCTTGGGCCGGTGGTCGATTGAGTTTTTCTTCCGAAATGTCCAAATTGTTGCGATTGGAACTGTATAAGGCGGCTACGGAAGCCAATCTTAGCAAGGAACTGGTAGCGCTCCAACATATCTTTGAGAAACAAAGGGAGGAAAGTAGCGTTCCCAAACCCAGTGAGTTTTTGATTGAAACCTTTAAAACAAGGGATGGCTACCACCATATTTTTTATCCTTTTGAAGGACGTGCCGTACATGAAGCAATGAGCAGTTTACTATCGTACCGCATAGGGCTGCTCTCCCCTATCACCTGCTCGCTGGCTTTTAACGACTATGGCTTTGAGATGTTATCCGATAAACCCATTGATATTCAAGCCGTAATCGACAATAACCTGTTTACTTCCGAATACATGCTCCCCGATTTGCAAAAAAGTCTGAATTCCAATGAAATGGCCCGCAGAAAATTTCGTGACATTGCCGTTATCAGTGGTATGGTCTTTACCGGCTATCCGGAAAAAGGAATAAAAATGAAGCACCTTCAAAGTAGTTCCCAACTCTTGTTTGATGTCTTCCGGGATTACGAACCGGAAAACCTCCTCTTTAAACAAGCGTTTACGGAAACCTTTGAACATCAATTGGAGGAAGGCCGATTGCGAATGGCACTGGAACGTATCGCTACGCAAGAAATCGTTTGGAAGCAATGTCAAAAGGCAACTCCATTTTCCTTTCCATTGATCACGGATAGGCTTCGGGAAAAACTCTCCAATGAAAAATTGGCCGATCGCATTAAACGAATGACCAAGATTTTGATGAAGTAAGGATTTTGTCATTCCTGCGAAAGCAGGAATCCATACTTTTGAACTTCATGCCAAGCACGGAATGACGGTTAAAAAGATCTGCCTATTAGTGACACAACGTATTAAAATAAAAAACCAATCCTTTATCCTGCACCCCTTGGGCGGTATGTTCTGGGAAGAAAAATCCCTGTTGCTCATTGGTGATGTACATCTGGGCAAGGTCGCCCATTTCAGAAAGTTTGGAGCCGCGGTCCCACGAAAGGCCATCCACAAAAACTTTCTCTTACTGGATAAAATTGTTGGCCATTTTCAACCTTTTCATTTGTGTTTTCTTGGCGATTTATTCCATTCCTCCTTCAATAGGGAGTGGGACTTTTTTGAGAATTGGGTGGCGAAGACCCCTTCCAAAATCAGTTTGGTGGTGGGAAACCATGATATTATCGCTCCCGAAAAATTCGAAGCTCTGGGGATAATGGTTTTTAAGGAATTACAATGGGACGATTTCCTTTTCACCCACCATCCCGAAGAACGAAACGGGTTTTTCAATTTTTGCGGGCATATACACCCTGCCGTCCGTTTGCAAGGTTTTGGACGACAACGCTTAAAGCTACCCTGTTTTTTCAAAACAAAAAATCAGCTTATCCTCCCCGCTTTCGGCGAGTTTACGGGCAACCATGCCCTGAAACCCAAAAAAACCGATGAGGTCTTTGTAATCGTTGAGGGGGAAGTGGTGAGGATCTAATGCGTAGTTTGAAAGACAACCATTAACAACAGCGATTGTCATTTCGAACGAATGTGGGAAATCCAAGTCCATGAAAATAGATTTCTCAATCGTCGCTTCGCTCCTCATTTCGAAATGACTCCCTAGTTCCAGTTGTCATTTCGAACCGACCCTAAGCGAAGTCGAAGGGGAGCGTGAGAAATCTTGTTATTGGGTGTAACCCCTGTTGATATTTGTAATACGATTTCTCAATCGCCCTGAAGGCTATTGGGGTCCATTTCGAAACGACATCGAAAAAAGATTGCATCATCCCACGCTCAGACTTACTTTTGCCTCCAAATCGTATGGATTGACCAAATCGTCCATTTTAGCACGTTTTGAACAGTCCCCGAAACTTCGGGAACTGCGGGAAACCATTGCCCAGTCCCAAAAAGGTGTCCATGTCCAAGGTCTTGTGGGATCCTCTTTTTCATTTGCAATTTCCAGTCTTTTTAGCGTATCCGAAAATCCATTCCTTATCCTTTTGAACGATAAGGAAGAGGCCGCTTACATTTTAAATGATCTGGAGCAATTGGTTGGGGAAAAAGATGTCCTCTTCTACCCGGGAAGCTATCGAAGGCCCTATCAAATAGAGGAAACGGACAATGCCAATGTGCTTTTGCGGGCCGAAGTTCTGAATCGGATCAATTCCAGAAGGAAGCCAGCGGTCATCGTTACGTATCCCGATGCGCTTTTTGAAAAAGTGGTCACCCGTAAGGAGTTGGAAAAAAATACCCTAAAAATAAAGCTGGAGGATACCCTTTCCCTGGATTTTCTCAACGAAGTCTTGTTTGAATACGAGTTCAAAAGGGTGGATTTTGTAACTGAACCCGGAGAGTTTTCTGTTCGGGGGGGTATAGTGGATGTCTTTTCCTTTTCACACGATGAACCCTATAGAATTGAGTTTTTTGGGGACGAAGTGGACAGTATTCGCACTTTTGATGTCGAAACGCAGCTTTCCACGGAAAAAGTGAAAAAAATAACCATTATCCCCAATGTGGAGAACAAATTCCTGCAAGATACCCGAGAGAGTTTCCTAAAATATATTTCCCCAAAAACGGTCATCTTCTCCAAAAACCTGAGCCTCGTTTTTCATAGAATTGACTCAAATTTTGAAAAGGCCAAAGAAAGCTTTGAAAAACTGAGCAAGGAAATAAAGCACGCCCAACCAGGGGAACTTTTTGTGAACTCCGCTCTGCTAAAAAGTCAACTGAGTGATTTTACCGTAGTGGAAATCGGGGCTTCGGCCTCGTTCCGCCCCCAAAACCATTCCACTTCTTCAAGAACCGACCGCAGTGAAAATGCTTTTTCCTTCCGTGCCAAACCTCAACCCGCTTTCAATAAAAAATTTGAATTGTTGGTTCAAGACCTTCAGGAAAATCATGACAAAGGTTTTGAAAATGTAATTTGTTGCTCTACGGAACAACAGGCCAAGCGATTAAAAGACATCATCAAAACCGTAATTTTGGGTGATGATGACGAAACCAATGACGACATTGGTTACCACACCCTTGTTTTTCCACTATACCAAGGTTTTATTGATCACGATTTGCAATTGGCCTGTTATACGGACCATCAAATCTTTGAACGTTATCATAAGTTCCATTTAAAAAATGGTTATGCCAAAAAACAGGCCATTACGCTCAAGGAACTGAACAAATTGGAACTTGGGGATTACGTGACCCATATTGACCACGGCATTGGCAAGTTTGGGGGATTGCAAAAAATTGATGTTGAGGGTAAAAAACAGGAGGCCATTAAATTGGTATACGGCGACCGGGATATCCTATATGTCAGTATCCATTCCCTTCATAAAATCTCCAAATACAACGGTAAGGATGGTGCAGCTCCCAAGATTTACAAACTGGGGTCCGCAGCTTGGAAAAAATTAAAACAGAAAACAAAAAGTCGGGTCAAAAAGATTGCTTTTGACCTCATTAAGGTATATGCCAAGCGCAGGCTCGAAAAAGGATTTCAGTACGGCCCGGACTCCTATTTGCAACATGAACTGGAAGCCTCCTTTATTTATGAGGACACCCCCGATCAGGCCAAATCCACTGCCGATGTCAAAAAGGATATGGAGAGCGAGCGGCCAATGGACCGCCTTATCTGTGGAGATGTTGGTTTCGGTAAGACCGAAGTGGCCATTAGGGCCGCTTTTAAGGCCGTGGACAATGGCAAGCAAGTGGCCATTTTGGTCCCTACCACCATTCTGGCCTTTCAACACAACAATACCTTTAAAAAGCGGTTGGGGGAACTGCCGGTTACCGTGGACTACCTTAACCGGTTCCGAACGGCCAAAGAGAAACGCGAAATACTGGAACAGCTGGCCCAGGGCAAAATCGATATCATTATCGGTACGCACCAATTGGTGAACAAAAGTGTGCAATTTAAGGACTTGGGACTCCTTATTGTGGATGAAGAACAAAAATTTGGGGTGGCCGTTAAGGACAAACTCAAGTCCATTAAGGAAAATGTGGATGTGCTCACCTTGACTGCAACACCCATCCCCAGAACACTACAGTTCAGTTTAATGGCGGCAAGGGACCTTTCGGTCATCAATACGGCACCTCCCAACCGTTACCCTATTGAGAGCAGGGTCATTCGGTTTAACGAGGAAATCATAAGGGATGCCATTTCCTATGAAATCCAAAGAGGTGGACAGATATTCTTTATCCATAACCGCATTGAAAATATAAAAGAAATGGCGGGGATGCTCCAACGCCTGGTGCCCGATGCCAAAATTGGCATTGGTCATGGGCAGATGGAAGGCAAGAAATTGGAACAACTGATGCTCGCCTTTATGAATGGGGAATTTGATGTCCTGGTTTCCACGACCATCGTGGAAAGTGGCCTGGACGTGACCAATGCCAATACCATTTTTATCCATAATGCCAATAATTTTGGGTTAAGTGATCTGCACCAAATGCGCGGACGTGTTGGTCGAAGTAACAAAAAGGCATTTTGCTTTTTCATTACCCCACCTTATGAAGTGATGACACCCGATGCGCGAAAACGGATTCAGGCCTTGGAACAATTTACCGAACTGGGCAGTGGTTTCAATATTGCCATGAAAGATTTGGAGATTCGTGGAGCTGGTGATCTTCTTGGGGGTGAACAAAGTGGGTTTATCAATGAGATTGGATTTGAGACCTATCAAAAAATATTGACCGAAGCCATAGAAGAGCTCAAGGAAAATGAATTTAAGGAGTTGTATGATGAAGTAGAGGGGGAAAAGGAAAAGGTCTTTGTAAAGGATACCCAATTGGATACCGATTTTGAGCTGCTCTTCCCCGATGACTATGTGAACAATATTACAGAGCGCTTAAACCTGTACACACAGCTTAACGAAGTGGGGGATGAAGAAGCACTCCAGAAATTTGAATCCGAGTTGGTGGACCGCTTTGGGGAACTTCCGGAACAGGCGGTGGACTTGCTCAATTCTGTTCGTGTGAAATGGATAGCCACCTCAATTGGACTTGAAAAAGTGATTCTGAAAAAAGGGAAATTTTTGGGGTATTTTATCGCCGACCAACAATCCCCATTTTACCAAACTGAGGCTTTTACCCGCATATTGCAATACGTTCAAGCCAACCCAAGGGCATGTCAACTCAAGGAAAAACAGACACGAAATGGATTGCGGTTGTTGTTGGTCTTTGAAGGGATTACTAGTATAGAGAAAGCGTTAAAAGTGCTATCCCCACTCAACAACAAAGAAACAACAGCTCCTTCCCTTGGCTAAGGGAAGGTGGATTTCAGTTTTGCTGAAAGACGGAAGGGATTGATTGTCCAACCTTAAAACAACCCACCCCGCTTCCGATTTCATCGGAACCACCCCTCCCTAAAATAAGGAGGGGAGTTTATCTGTTTTAAAATGGTTTGCAATAATTGGTAGTTTTTGGTGAACGAAAAATGTAACTTTTACAGAAATGACAACTGGAACCAGGGAGTCATTGCGACGTGAGGGCCCCACCCGATTGGAAAATCTAATCCAAAGCCTTGCTTATGGCCTTCATGATCGGTATCAACTGTTGGTTGATGGAGTCCCTGTTTAATGAGGTATTGAGCATTACGATATGCCCCAGTCCATTTTTTGGGTCAAAAAACATAAAGGTGCTTACACCGGGGTCGCCTCCTGTATGACCAATCCATCCAAGGGGAGTGAAGGCCATAAAAATCCCGGAATTGAACTCGTCATCATAGCGATTGGGATCTTCAGGCACCTCTTTAGCGGGTAATTGCTGGGTAAACAATTCGTTGTAAGAAGTCGTTGTCAATAAGGTTCCTTCACCGGCATGGCCCCGCATCAATTCTTGAAGATATAGGCCAAAGTTGTCAAGGTCGGTCAGCAATCCCCCATCGGGATAGGTGACCAAGGCATAATGGGGTATGACCTCACCTTTATCGGTATATAATTTGCTGTGCTTGGTTTTATCAATGGCTTCAAATGACCATCCCGTGGCATGCATCTGCAAGGGTTCAAGAATATGTGTTTTTGTGAATTCATCGTAGGGAACCCCAGTGGCCTTTTCCAAGACGTGGGCCGCCAAGGTCGCCCCTACATTACTGTATTCGTACGTAGCGCCAGGTTTGCTCTTCAAAAAGTTTTTCTTTTTGTACCAACTGCCATCAACCGATAGAAATCTTTTAAGATATTCTGCCATGGAAACCTTAGTATCCATAGAAAGCAGCGTTTCACCGATTTGCTTTGCCACTGGCAATTTAAGGTCTTCCTTGTTCAAAGCGTAATACGATTTATTATCGTATAGATCGGTATCCAGAATTGTTCCTGTATGCGTTGCCAAATGTCGAATTCGAATTGGAATTTCTGGATGATACGGATTGATGATGTCATAATCCAGATAGTCATTGATAGGATCGTCAAGGTTTAACTTCCCCATTTCCTGGGCTTTCAATAACGATATTCCTATTAAGGTTTTAGATACCGAGGCTATGTTTTGAATGGAGTTTCGGGTGTAGGGTGATTGATTCTGAACAT
The sequence above is a segment of the Muricauda sp. SCSIO 64092 genome. Coding sequences within it:
- a CDS encoding ligase-associated DNA damage response DEXH box helicase, yielding MALTWFQQQGWKPHAFQKETWTAFLQGKHGLLNAPTGSGKTYALWFPIVLNYIKNHPEYKTKHKKGLKAVWITPLRALSQEIKQSAERIVADLELPMTVGIRTGDTTTKERARQRTTMPDLLITTPESLQLLLASKAYDSTFKDCSAIVVDEWHELLGTKRGIQMELALSRLKTVCKDLRIWGISATIGNLPQARQVLLGPTSPEMENSVLVRANLKKKIKVKSIIPKQMETFPWRGHLGLHLLDDVIPIIKKSKTTLLFTNTRSQCEIWFQKILERYPEFAGEMAMHHGSVNKETRIWVEQAIRNESLKAVVCTSSLDLGVDFAPVETVIQIGGPKGVARFLQRAGRSGHRPGETSVIYFLPTHAIELIEASALQVAVKENAVEDRLPFLNSYDVLIQYLTTLAVSDGFYPNEIFPEIKQTFCYQGLTEEEWQWLLNFLVMGSQSLKSYDEYKKVEVEADGRFKVNNKGIAMRHRFQIGTIVGDANLSVHYQKGGYIGSIEEYFVSKLNPGDVFVFAGRNLEFIRIRSMKVQVRNSTKRTNKVPAWAGGRLSFSSEMSKLLRLELYKAATEANLSKELVALQHIFEKQREESSVPKPSEFLIETFKTRDGYHHIFYPFEGRAVHEAMSSLLSYRIGLLSPITCSLAFNDYGFEMLSDKPIDIQAVIDNNLFTSEYMLPDLQKSLNSNEMARRKFRDIAVISGMVFTGYPEKGIKMKHLQSSSQLLFDVFRDYEPENLLFKQAFTETFEHQLEEGRLRMALERIATQEIVWKQCQKATPFSFPLITDRLREKLSNEKLADRIKRMTKILMK
- the pdeM gene encoding ligase-associated DNA damage response endonuclease PdeM, which encodes MTQRIKIKNQSFILHPLGGMFWEEKSLLLIGDVHLGKVAHFRKFGAAVPRKAIHKNFLLLDKIVGHFQPFHLCFLGDLFHSSFNREWDFFENWVAKTPSKISLVVGNHDIIAPEKFEALGIMVFKELQWDDFLFTHHPEERNGFFNFCGHIHPAVRLQGFGRQRLKLPCFFKTKNQLILPAFGEFTGNHALKPKKTDEVFVIVEGEVVRI
- the mfd gene encoding transcription-repair coupling factor yields the protein MTKSSILARFEQSPKLRELRETIAQSQKGVHVQGLVGSSFSFAISSLFSVSENPFLILLNDKEEAAYILNDLEQLVGEKDVLFYPGSYRRPYQIEETDNANVLLRAEVLNRINSRRKPAVIVTYPDALFEKVVTRKELEKNTLKIKLEDTLSLDFLNEVLFEYEFKRVDFVTEPGEFSVRGGIVDVFSFSHDEPYRIEFFGDEVDSIRTFDVETQLSTEKVKKITIIPNVENKFLQDTRESFLKYISPKTVIFSKNLSLVFHRIDSNFEKAKESFEKLSKEIKHAQPGELFVNSALLKSQLSDFTVVEIGASASFRPQNHSTSSRTDRSENAFSFRAKPQPAFNKKFELLVQDLQENHDKGFENVICCSTEQQAKRLKDIIKTVILGDDDETNDDIGYHTLVFPLYQGFIDHDLQLACYTDHQIFERYHKFHLKNGYAKKQAITLKELNKLELGDYVTHIDHGIGKFGGLQKIDVEGKKQEAIKLVYGDRDILYVSIHSLHKISKYNGKDGAAPKIYKLGSAAWKKLKQKTKSRVKKIAFDLIKVYAKRRLEKGFQYGPDSYLQHELEASFIYEDTPDQAKSTADVKKDMESERPMDRLICGDVGFGKTEVAIRAAFKAVDNGKQVAILVPTTILAFQHNNTFKKRLGELPVTVDYLNRFRTAKEKREILEQLAQGKIDIIIGTHQLVNKSVQFKDLGLLIVDEEQKFGVAVKDKLKSIKENVDVLTLTATPIPRTLQFSLMAARDLSVINTAPPNRYPIESRVIRFNEEIIRDAISYEIQRGGQIFFIHNRIENIKEMAGMLQRLVPDAKIGIGHGQMEGKKLEQLMLAFMNGEFDVLVSTTIVESGLDVTNANTIFIHNANNFGLSDLHQMRGRVGRSNKKAFCFFITPPYEVMTPDARKRIQALEQFTELGSGFNIAMKDLEIRGAGDLLGGEQSGFINEIGFETYQKILTEAIEELKENEFKELYDEVEGEKEKVFVKDTQLDTDFELLFPDDYVNNITERLNLYTQLNEVGDEEALQKFESELVDRFGELPEQAVDLLNSVRVKWIATSIGLEKVILKKGKFLGYFIADQQSPFYQTEAFTRILQYVQANPRACQLKEKQTRNGLRLLLVFEGITSIEKALKVLSPLNNKETTAPSLG
- a CDS encoding serine hydrolase domain-containing protein; protein product: MKLSFYPYQAFTSFTAILFTIFVFGQKDLGLSMVELESELSKINEIGLIKGYGVAIFSKDSTLFAKGFGYSDVQNQSPYTRNSIQNIASVSKTLIGISLLKAQEMGKLNLDDPINDYLDYDIINPYHPEIPIRIRHLATHTGTILDTDLYDNKSYYALNKEDLKLPVAKQIGETLLSMDTKVSMAEYLKRFLSVDGSWYKKKNFLKSKPGATYEYSNVGATLAAHVLEKATGVPYDEFTKTHILEPLQMHATGWSFEAIDKTKHSKLYTDKGEVIPHYALVTYPDGGLLTDLDNFGLYLQELMRGHAGEGTLLTTTSYNELFTQQLPAKEVPEDPNRYDDEFNSGIFMAFTPLGWIGHTGGDPGVSTFMFFDPKNGLGHIVMLNTSLNRDSINQQLIPIMKAISKALD